A stretch of Saccharothrix texasensis DNA encodes these proteins:
- a CDS encoding MOSC domain-containing protein produces the protein MGTITAVSRSAEHTFTKPTGESITLLAGLGVEGDAHQGVTVKHRSRVKRDPTQPNLRQVHLMHAELHDELASSGFRVAPGQLGENVTTRGVDLLSLPTGTRLRLGPHAVVEVTGLRNPCPQIEAFQDGLLEQVVGRDEHGDVVRKAGIMSIVLTGGEIRPGDEIRVELPDGPHTPLIPV, from the coding sequence ATGGGGACGATCACGGCCGTCAGCCGGAGCGCGGAGCACACCTTCACCAAGCCCACCGGGGAGTCGATCACCCTGCTCGCCGGGCTCGGTGTCGAGGGCGACGCGCACCAGGGCGTCACCGTGAAGCACCGCTCACGGGTGAAGCGCGACCCCACCCAGCCGAACCTCCGCCAGGTCCACCTGATGCACGCCGAGCTGCACGACGAGCTGGCCTCGTCCGGGTTCCGGGTCGCACCGGGCCAACTGGGCGAGAACGTGACCACGCGGGGCGTGGACCTGCTCTCGCTGCCGACCGGAACCCGACTGCGCCTGGGCCCGCACGCCGTCGTCGAGGTGACCGGCCTGCGCAACCCGTGCCCGCAGATCGAAGCCTTCCAGGACGGCCTGCTCGAGCAGGTCGTCGGTCGCGACGAGCACGGCGACGTGGTGCGCAAGGCCGGCATCATGTCGATCGTCCTGACGGGCGGCGAGATCCGTCCCGGCGACGAGATCCGCGTGGAGCTGCCCGACGGACCGCACACCCCGCTGATCCCGGTCTGA
- a CDS encoding LacI family DNA-binding transcriptional regulator codes for MRVTIAEVAQRAQVSKATVSRVLNGKPDVDAATAARVRQVIADVGYVPSARAVGLARGRARTVGMLVPSLTWPWTGEVVQGAVDELEAEGYGLLLYTVNRGAESLAQFASHVSAKAFDGLLVIEPPDTLSYIETLHDQGLPVVMIDDRGSRPGFPSVCTTNREGAQAAAQHLMAAGRTGFAVVTGPSNFGCVRERLDGFLDALGDAGVHVDPRLVVEGDFGTDRGAVATEKLMATGLRFDAVFAQNDLSALGAMRALAAAGRKVPDDVAVVGFDDIPIAAHAELTTVRQPMREMGEAAARLLLSRLEGAAPTREPVVLPTTFVARRSG; via the coding sequence GTGCGAGTCACGATCGCCGAAGTCGCCCAACGCGCCCAGGTCAGCAAGGCGACCGTGTCCCGCGTCCTCAACGGCAAACCGGACGTCGACGCGGCGACGGCGGCCCGGGTGCGCCAGGTGATCGCGGACGTCGGGTACGTGCCCAGCGCACGCGCGGTCGGGTTGGCGCGCGGGCGGGCGCGGACGGTCGGCATGCTGGTGCCGTCGTTGACCTGGCCGTGGACCGGCGAAGTGGTGCAGGGCGCGGTGGACGAGCTGGAGGCCGAGGGGTACGGGCTGCTGCTCTACACGGTCAACCGCGGCGCGGAGTCGCTGGCGCAGTTCGCCAGCCACGTGTCCGCGAAGGCGTTCGACGGGCTGCTGGTGATCGAGCCGCCGGACACGCTGAGCTACATCGAGACCCTGCACGACCAGGGGCTGCCCGTGGTGATGATCGACGACCGGGGCAGCCGTCCCGGGTTCCCGTCGGTGTGCACGACGAACCGCGAGGGCGCGCAGGCGGCGGCGCAGCACCTGATGGCGGCCGGCCGCACGGGGTTCGCCGTGGTGACCGGGCCGTCGAACTTCGGCTGCGTGCGGGAACGGCTGGACGGGTTCCTGGACGCGCTCGGGGACGCGGGCGTGCACGTGGACCCGAGGCTGGTCGTCGAGGGCGACTTCGGCACCGACCGCGGCGCGGTGGCGACCGAGAAGCTGATGGCCACCGGGTTGCGCTTCGACGCCGTCTTCGCGCAGAACGACCTGTCCGCGCTGGGCGCGATGAGGGCGTTGGCCGCCGCCGGCCGGAAGGTGCCCGACGACGTCGCGGTGGTCGGCTTCGACGACATACCGATCGCCGCCCACGCCGAGCTGACGACCGTGCGCCAGCCGATGAGGGAGATGGGCGAGGCCGCCGCGCGCCTGCTGCTGTCCCGGCTCGAGGGCGCGGCGCCGACGCGGGAACCGGTCGTGCTGCCCACGACCTTCGTCGCCCGCCGTTCGGGCTGA
- a CDS encoding SDR family NAD(P)-dependent oxidoreductase has protein sequence MTGLLAGKVALVTGAGGLVGRGIALRFARAGAAVVAHSRRSDVTALVEDIAAAGGRAVGMRADLAHEDECRRLVRAAAEWGGGLDAVVNNAGVQPVQELAGMTAAQWRAVVDLNLTSAFSCTQAAAEVLPAGGSVTHIASIEGTHPAVGHAHYSASKAALIMHARSAALEYGPRGIRVNTVSPGLVDRPGLAEDWPEGVARWTGAAPLGRLGRPEDVGDACVFLASPMASWLTGNDLVVDGGMSARPTW, from the coding sequence GTGACAGGACTTCTCGCGGGCAAGGTCGCGCTCGTCACCGGGGCCGGCGGGCTCGTCGGGCGCGGGATCGCGTTGCGGTTCGCGCGGGCCGGGGCGGCGGTGGTGGCGCACAGCAGGCGCAGTGACGTGACGGCGCTCGTCGAGGATATCGCGGCGGCCGGTGGGCGGGCGGTCGGGATGCGCGCCGACCTGGCCCACGAGGACGAGTGCCGGCGGCTGGTGCGCGCGGCGGCCGAGTGGGGCGGCGGGTTGGACGCCGTGGTGAACAACGCGGGCGTGCAGCCGGTGCAGGAACTCGCGGGCATGACGGCCGCGCAGTGGCGCGCGGTGGTGGACCTGAACCTCACCAGTGCCTTCTCCTGCACGCAGGCCGCCGCGGAGGTGCTGCCGGCGGGCGGGTCGGTCACCCACATCGCCTCGATCGAGGGCACGCACCCCGCCGTCGGGCACGCGCACTACAGCGCGTCCAAGGCCGCCCTGATCATGCACGCGCGGTCGGCGGCGCTGGAGTACGGGCCGCGCGGCATCCGCGTCAACACCGTCTCCCCCGGCCTCGTCGACCGCCCCGGGCTCGCCGAGGACTGGCCCGAGGGGGTCGCCCGGTGGACCGGGGCCGCGCCGCTCGGTCGGCTCGGTCGACCCGAGGACGTTGGCGACGCCTGCGTTTTCCTCGCCTCGCCGATGGCGTCCTGGCTCACCGGAAATGACCTGGTAGTGGACGGCGGGATGAGCGCCCGACCCACTTGGTGA
- a CDS encoding SSI family serine proteinase inhibitor, translated as MASLFASGLLAAPLIATGTASAAPSETDLVLAVYQEETGVDSTRLTCDPAAGEHRAAQAACGEIEAADGDFTQLAGTEPQVCTFDYRPVTVVAFGSWRGTPVQYVEEFANRCVMEQETGAVFSF; from the coding sequence ATGGCTTCCCTGTTCGCGTCCGGCCTGCTGGCCGCTCCGCTGATCGCCACCGGCACGGCGTCCGCCGCGCCCTCGGAGACGGACCTCGTGCTGGCGGTCTACCAGGAGGAGACCGGAGTCGACAGCACCCGCCTGACCTGCGATCCGGCTGCCGGAGAGCACCGGGCCGCGCAAGCGGCGTGCGGTGAGATCGAGGCCGCCGACGGTGATTTCACGCAGTTGGCCGGCACCGAACCGCAGGTGTGCACCTTCGACTACCGACCGGTGACCGTGGTCGCGTTCGGCTCGTGGCGCGGCACGCCCGTGCAGTACGTGGAGGAATTCGCGAACCGGTGCGTGATGGAGCAGGAGACCGGCGCCGTTTTCTCGTTCTGA
- a CDS encoding amino acid adenylation domain-containing protein, translating to MTIVPSDKRRLWNRARGLDTVAPLAGANHGSCSVQHTGGSVGSTARIRLSPYQRDIWVAGAQFPELDQYTVFIYDRYRGDVDEDRLVQAMAEAARRTDAFRLRFSEEDGEPYQWLAGDAEFTVRRVRLNRESEVGRWLGDEFSTTYDLTGDRLVDLVLLNAGGSVYAYVRTHHVICDAWGLQLFLARVRAEYLGTATETPSFTELTAADTYEGSARHEEDRAFFEQATAGVEPVLFTRRSPRGRRRTRRYSFPLERALVDAVRDRGESPFVVFSTAVALYLAKVHQVDEVVLGVPVLNRSGALAKQTVGQFANTLPLRVDTRAELTGTEVLSRVRQDTRALLKHQRLPLGDLAAGGPLFDTTVAYLGKPPATPMPGVSYETVARTHAHDQDALAIWVSEFDRAEDPRVDLECATDVFDADFPIEAAARHIQAFFRALATSSGQPVGELDPLSEQERHDLVHAHNATDAPFPDDTTLPELFARQVELTPDRVALVGPDGVTVTYAGLAARVNAVAAALRARGVTRDDPVAVLVERGPHLLPAVLGAQLAGGAYVPVDPAYPAERVRLLLEDSGAKVALLGDVEVDPAALGSVGAALRVADLPRAEPVAPLASPTDLAYVIYTSGSTGRPKGVMVEHRSVVNRLWWMQRRYPIGEHDVLLQKTPVSFDVSVWELFWWGFTGARLSLLPPGAEKDPREVLRAVERDGVTVVHFVPSMFAPLLELLEEDPDARRAASSLRLVFCSGEALPPAQVARFNRVFGDGARLVNLYGPTEATVDVSAYDCPPGTPTRVPIGSPIDNIRLHVLDRAGRPQPAGAPGELHIGGVGVARGYLNQPALTAERFVHDHLAGEGRLYRTGDRARRLADGTLEYLGRVDDQVKIRGNRVEPGEVRDHVAALPGVRDAAVVVRHSDALGAHLVAYCVADDELDPAALRAGMARAVPEHLIPAFFVRIDAIPLSPNGKLDRKRLPEVVGAPRGGKPRTPVEAELAEVWADVLGVPEVGIHDNYFALGGDSIVMLRLRARAGRRGLRFEPADLLRHPTVAGLAGRLSATVAPESRLAPFELVSEVDRPRLAGLADAFPVNRLSLGLLFHSGRHPDSSVYHDVFRYRFDVAWDERALRRAFDAVLARHPALRSSFDLAGSSEPLQRVHEHVTGGLEVVDLRGRADAEAVIGKHVEQRRFHRYELDRAPLHLFTAFVRDDALDLVLSFHHAILDGWSVANVIVELMTLYRGDPAPPAAPSPAWQAKEERRALASAETARYWADLLDGAAMTSLDGFRAHEPVEEPRFASHRVDLPADLLDRLRARAAEHSLPVKSLLLAAHCLTLHLFSRAGTVVTGVVAHGRPDLPEADRMVGLFLNTVPVRTDIAGRTRLDVARELFRQERDGHEHRRYPLSAIQQAHGGVLQTAFNYVDLHVLEPLRELTGLRVWEETNFPLFVNVIADPVGDGTFLRVDTDGRAITRDQAALIADTYVGVLRELVADPHGAVDFSFLAPRQDVVPHPEPLVDVVTRFARQAEATPDALAVTFGDDTAWTYRELERVSRSVATRLLGGGAEPGATIGVALDRSPEMIAVIWGVLRAGLVCVPLDVSYPAHRLALILDTARPHRVVAHPAHAHVAQDDGIVIPVDEVVADTADHVELPTPDLDDLALLLFTSGSTGRPKGVELTHRMWAGYTQWQLRVPSGEPGLRTLQFAPLSFDMSFQEIFSTHCGGGELRLVTDETRLDPIALLRVLDRHGVQRVLLPAVAFQRLAEASNAVGVRPGALRVVVSSGEQMRITEEVRAFAAAVPGLMLENQYGPTETHQVTYHTLTGDPARFPDLPPIGRPLDGVEAQVLDADLKPVPVGVTGELFLGGDCLARGYHRAPDLTRERFLPHPWRAGARLYRTGDLARLLPDGSVIWLGRADTQVKVRGFRIETAEVELAVMRQAERHTGLRGAAVVARRRPDGDAFLAAFLIGDADGVDLADLAGSLRAELPEYMVPSYFGWLDAFPLTPSGKRDDSALREIPLTRDDSAERVAPRDEYERNLAEVFTELLDLSEVGVDDDFFANGGTSLTAMRLVVTIEKRYGVGVPLAALIETPTVAGLAERLRVKSAVAEFDPLVPIRRDGDRPPLFLVHPLGGHVLCYLPIARHLPPDQPVYALQAAGSDQGSTPARSIEEMAAAYLAAIRRVRPEGPYVLGGWSFGGFVAYEIARVLREEDPDAVSELVLLDSITMRRDHDVTVGDDALMEFFYWELVWFERSLDAVEQLPADFTEDEKLDRVLDRAMSTGVLPWGTSRATVKRLYELFRANWRALIDYRPPVTDLDVTLLRADGPLPDSLKPMHRAAGTLHAEPDNGWRHWTTGRLDVVDVSGDHLVLMEEPHVAGVADAITTLLSPNRAEGTAP from the coding sequence ATGACAATTGTGCCAAGTGACAAACGTCGTCTCTGGAATCGCGCGAGGGGCCTTGATACGGTTGCCCCGCTAGCCGGCGCGAATCACGGATCATGTTCGGTGCAGCACACTGGGGGATCGGTGGGTAGTACTGCTCGTATTCGACTGTCGCCTTACCAACGAGACATCTGGGTGGCGGGGGCACAATTTCCGGAGCTGGACCAGTACACCGTCTTCATTTATGACCGGTACCGCGGTGACGTGGACGAGGACCGGCTGGTCCAGGCCATGGCCGAGGCCGCGCGGCGGACGGACGCATTTCGGCTTCGCTTTTCCGAAGAGGACGGCGAACCGTACCAGTGGCTCGCCGGCGACGCAGAATTCACGGTTCGCCGGGTGCGGTTGAATCGGGAGTCCGAAGTCGGGCGATGGCTCGGCGATGAATTTTCAACTACTTACGACCTGACCGGTGACCGGCTGGTCGATCTCGTCCTGCTGAACGCGGGCGGGAGCGTCTACGCATATGTCCGGACGCACCACGTCATCTGCGACGCGTGGGGCCTGCAACTGTTCTTGGCGCGGGTCCGCGCGGAGTACCTGGGCACCGCGACCGAGACGCCGTCGTTCACCGAGCTGACCGCCGCGGACACCTACGAGGGTTCCGCGCGGCACGAGGAGGACCGGGCGTTCTTCGAGCAGGCCACGGCGGGCGTCGAGCCCGTGCTGTTCACGCGGCGCAGCCCGCGCGGACGCAGGCGCACCCGGCGGTACTCGTTCCCGCTGGAGCGGGCGCTGGTCGACGCCGTCCGCGACCGGGGCGAGTCGCCGTTCGTGGTGTTCTCCACCGCCGTCGCGCTGTACCTGGCGAAGGTGCACCAGGTCGACGAGGTGGTGCTCGGCGTGCCGGTGCTCAACCGCTCGGGCGCCCTGGCCAAGCAGACCGTCGGCCAGTTCGCGAACACGCTGCCGCTGCGCGTGGACACCCGCGCCGAGCTGACCGGGACCGAGGTGCTGTCCCGCGTGCGGCAGGACACCCGGGCCCTGTTGAAGCACCAACGGCTGCCGCTGGGCGATTTGGCGGCAGGCGGGCCGCTGTTCGACACCACCGTGGCCTACCTGGGCAAGCCGCCGGCCACGCCGATGCCGGGCGTCTCCTACGAGACGGTGGCGCGGACGCACGCCCACGACCAGGACGCGCTGGCGATCTGGGTCTCGGAGTTCGACCGCGCCGAGGACCCGCGGGTCGACCTGGAGTGCGCGACCGACGTGTTCGACGCGGACTTCCCGATCGAGGCCGCCGCACGGCACATCCAGGCCTTCTTCCGGGCGCTGGCCACGTCGAGCGGGCAGCCGGTCGGCGAGCTGGACCCGTTGTCGGAGCAGGAGCGGCACGACCTCGTCCACGCGCACAACGCCACCGACGCGCCGTTCCCGGACGACACGACCCTGCCCGAGCTGTTCGCCCGCCAGGTGGAGCTGACACCGGACCGCGTGGCGCTGGTCGGGCCGGACGGCGTCACCGTGACCTACGCCGGGCTGGCCGCGCGGGTGAACGCGGTCGCCGCCGCGCTGCGGGCCCGGGGCGTGACCCGGGACGACCCGGTGGCCGTGCTGGTCGAACGCGGACCGCACCTGCTGCCCGCCGTGCTCGGCGCGCAGCTCGCGGGCGGCGCGTACGTGCCGGTCGACCCCGCCTACCCCGCCGAGCGGGTCCGCCTGCTGCTGGAGGACAGCGGCGCGAAGGTCGCCCTCCTCGGCGACGTCGAGGTGGACCCCGCCGCGCTGGGCTCGGTCGGCGCGGCGCTGCGGGTGGCCGACCTGCCGCGGGCCGAACCGGTCGCGCCGCTCGCGTCCCCGACGGACCTGGCCTACGTCATCTACACGTCCGGCTCCACCGGCCGCCCCAAGGGCGTGATGGTCGAGCACCGCTCGGTGGTGAACCGGCTGTGGTGGATGCAGCGCCGGTACCCGATCGGCGAGCACGACGTGCTGCTGCAGAAGACGCCGGTGTCGTTCGACGTGTCCGTGTGGGAGCTGTTCTGGTGGGGCTTCACCGGCGCCCGCCTGTCGCTGCTGCCTCCCGGCGCCGAGAAGGACCCGCGGGAGGTGCTGCGCGCGGTCGAGCGCGACGGCGTCACCGTGGTCCACTTCGTGCCGTCGATGTTCGCGCCGTTGCTGGAGCTGCTGGAGGAGGACCCGGACGCCCGGCGCGCCGCGTCCTCGTTGCGGCTGGTGTTCTGCAGCGGCGAAGCGCTGCCGCCGGCGCAGGTCGCCCGGTTCAACCGGGTGTTCGGCGACGGCGCGCGGCTGGTCAACCTCTACGGGCCGACCGAGGCCACGGTCGACGTCTCGGCGTACGACTGCCCGCCCGGCACGCCGACCCGCGTCCCGATCGGCTCGCCCATCGACAACATCCGGCTGCACGTGCTGGACCGCGCGGGCCGGCCGCAGCCGGCGGGCGCGCCCGGCGAGCTGCACATCGGCGGCGTCGGCGTGGCGCGCGGCTACCTGAACCAGCCCGCGCTCACCGCCGAGCGCTTCGTGCACGACCACCTCGCCGGCGAGGGCCGGCTCTACCGCACCGGTGACCGGGCGCGGCGGCTGGCCGACGGCACGCTGGAGTACCTGGGCCGGGTGGACGACCAGGTCAAGATCCGGGGCAACCGGGTCGAGCCGGGCGAGGTGCGCGACCACGTGGCCGCGCTGCCCGGCGTGCGCGACGCCGCGGTGGTCGTCCGGCACTCCGACGCCCTCGGCGCGCACCTGGTCGCCTACTGCGTGGCGGACGACGAGCTGGACCCCGCCGCGCTGCGGGCCGGCATGGCGCGGGCGGTGCCCGAGCACCTGATCCCCGCCTTCTTCGTGCGGATCGACGCGATCCCGCTGTCGCCCAACGGGAAGCTGGACCGCAAGCGGCTGCCGGAGGTCGTCGGCGCGCCGCGTGGCGGCAAGCCGCGCACCCCGGTCGAGGCGGAGCTGGCCGAGGTGTGGGCCGACGTGCTCGGCGTGCCCGAGGTCGGCATCCACGACAACTACTTCGCGCTGGGCGGCGACTCGATCGTCATGCTGCGCCTGCGGGCCCGCGCCGGGCGCCGCGGCCTGCGGTTCGAACCGGCCGACCTGCTGCGCCACCCGACCGTCGCCGGCCTGGCCGGCCGACTGTCGGCCACCGTGGCGCCCGAGTCGCGGCTCGCGCCGTTCGAGCTGGTGTCCGAAGTGGACCGGCCGAGGCTCGCCGGGCTCGCCGACGCGTTCCCGGTCAACCGGCTCAGCCTGGGGCTGCTGTTCCACTCCGGCAGGCACCCGGACTCCTCGGTGTACCACGACGTGTTCCGCTACCGGTTCGACGTGGCGTGGGACGAGCGGGCGCTGCGCCGCGCGTTCGACGCCGTCCTCGCCCGGCACCCCGCGCTGCGGTCGTCGTTCGACCTGGCGGGCTCCTCCGAGCCGCTGCAACGGGTGCACGAGCACGTGACCGGCGGGCTGGAGGTCGTCGACCTGCGCGGGCGCGCCGACGCGGAAGCGGTGATCGGCAAGCACGTCGAGCAGCGCCGGTTCCACCGCTACGAGCTGGACCGGGCGCCGCTGCACCTGTTCACCGCGTTCGTCCGGGACGACGCGCTGGACCTCGTCCTCAGCTTCCACCACGCGATCCTCGACGGCTGGAGCGTGGCCAACGTCATCGTCGAGCTGATGACGCTCTACCGGGGCGACCCCGCGCCGCCCGCCGCGCCGTCACCGGCCTGGCAGGCGAAGGAGGAGCGCCGCGCGCTGGCGTCGGCGGAGACGGCCCGCTACTGGGCGGACCTGCTCGACGGCGCGGCGATGACCTCGCTGGACGGGTTCCGCGCGCACGAGCCCGTCGAGGAGCCGCGGTTCGCGTCGCACCGCGTCGACCTGCCCGCGGACCTGCTCGACCGGCTCCGGGCGCGGGCCGCCGAGCACTCGTTGCCGGTGAAGTCGCTGCTCCTGGCCGCGCACTGCCTGACCCTGCACCTGTTCTCCCGCGCCGGCACGGTGGTCACGGGCGTGGTCGCGCACGGCAGGCCCGACCTGCCCGAGGCCGACCGGATGGTGGGCCTGTTCCTCAACACCGTCCCGGTCCGCACCGACATCGCCGGCCGCACGCGGCTGGACGTGGCCCGCGAGCTGTTCCGCCAGGAGCGGGACGGGCACGAGCACCGGCGCTACCCGCTCAGCGCGATCCAGCAGGCGCACGGCGGCGTGCTCCAGACCGCGTTCAACTACGTCGACCTGCACGTGCTGGAACCGCTGCGGGAGCTGACCGGCCTGCGGGTGTGGGAGGAGACGAACTTCCCGCTGTTCGTCAACGTCATCGCCGACCCGGTCGGCGACGGCACGTTCCTGCGGGTCGACACCGACGGCCGCGCGATCACCCGCGACCAGGCGGCGCTGATCGCCGACACCTACGTCGGCGTGCTGCGCGAGCTGGTGGCCGACCCGCACGGCGCGGTCGACTTCTCGTTCCTCGCGCCGCGCCAGGACGTCGTGCCGCACCCCGAGCCCCTGGTCGACGTGGTGACCCGGTTCGCGCGGCAGGCCGAGGCCACGCCGGACGCGCTCGCGGTCACGTTCGGGGACGACACCGCGTGGACCTACCGGGAGCTGGAGCGGGTGTCCCGGTCGGTCGCGACCCGGCTGCTCGGCGGCGGCGCGGAACCCGGCGCGACCATCGGGGTGGCCCTCGACCGGTCGCCGGAGATGATCGCGGTGATCTGGGGCGTGCTGCGGGCCGGCCTGGTCTGCGTGCCGCTGGACGTCAGCTACCCGGCGCACCGGCTCGCGCTCATCCTGGACACGGCCCGGCCGCACCGGGTCGTCGCGCACCCCGCGCACGCGCACGTGGCGCAGGACGACGGGATCGTCATCCCGGTCGACGAGGTCGTCGCCGACACCGCGGACCACGTCGAGCTGCCCACCCCGGACCTGGACGACCTGGCGCTGCTGCTGTTCACCTCCGGGTCGACCGGCCGGCCCAAAGGCGTCGAGCTGACCCACCGGATGTGGGCCGGGTACACCCAGTGGCAGCTGCGGGTGCCCAGCGGCGAACCGGGCCTGCGCACGCTGCAGTTCGCGCCGCTGAGCTTCGACATGTCGTTCCAGGAGATCTTCTCGACCCACTGCGGTGGCGGCGAGCTGCGGCTGGTGACCGACGAGACGCGGCTCGACCCGATCGCGCTGCTGCGGGTGCTGGACCGGCACGGGGTGCAGCGCGTGCTGCTGCCCGCGGTGGCGTTCCAGCGGCTCGCGGAGGCGTCCAACGCGGTGGGCGTGCGACCGGGGGCGTTGCGCGTGGTCGTGTCCTCCGGCGAGCAGATGCGGATCACCGAGGAGGTCCGCGCGTTCGCCGCCGCGGTGCCCGGCCTGATGCTGGAGAACCAGTACGGGCCGACCGAGACCCACCAGGTCACCTACCACACGCTCACCGGCGACCCGGCCCGCTTCCCCGACCTGCCGCCCATCGGCCGGCCCCTGGACGGCGTCGAGGCGCAGGTGCTCGACGCCGACCTCAAGCCGGTGCCGGTCGGCGTGACCGGCGAGCTGTTCCTGGGCGGCGACTGCCTGGCCCGCGGCTACCACCGCGCGCCGGACCTCACCCGCGAGCGGTTCCTGCCGCACCCGTGGCGCGCGGGCGCCCGGCTCTACCGCACCGGCGACCTCGCCCGGCTGCTGCCCGACGGCAGCGTGATCTGGCTCGGCCGGGCCGACACCCAGGTGAAGGTCCGCGGCTTCCGCATCGAGACCGCCGAGGTGGAGCTGGCGGTCATGCGCCAGGCCGAGCGGCACACCGGCCTGCGCGGCGCGGCGGTGGTGGCCCGCAGGCGGCCCGACGGCGACGCGTTCCTGGCCGCGTTCCTCATCGGCGACGCCGACGGCGTGGACCTGGCGGACCTGGCCGGCTCGTTGCGGGCCGAGCTGCCGGAGTACATGGTGCCGTCGTACTTCGGGTGGCTGGACGCCTTCCCGCTGACACCCAGCGGCAAGCGCGACGACTCGGCCCTGCGCGAGATCCCGCTGACCCGCGACGACTCCGCCGAACGGGTGGCGCCGCGCGACGAGTACGAGCGCAACCTCGCCGAGGTCTTCACCGAGCTGCTCGACCTGTCCGAGGTCGGCGTGGACGACGACTTCTTCGCCAACGGCGGCACGTCGCTGACCGCGATGCGGCTCGTCGTCACGATCGAGAAGCGCTACGGCGTCGGCGTCCCGCTGGCCGCGCTGATCGAGACGCCGACCGTGGCGGGGCTGGCCGAGCGGCTGCGGGTGAAGTCGGCGGTGGCGGAGTTCGACCCGCTGGTGCCGATCCGCCGCGACGGCGACCGGCCGCCGCTGTTCCTCGTGCACCCGCTGGGCGGGCACGTGCTGTGCTACCTGCCCATCGCCCGCCACCTGCCGCCGGACCAGCCCGTCTACGCGTTGCAGGCGGCGGGCAGCGACCAGGGCAGCACGCCCGCCCGGTCCATCGAGGAGATGGCCGCCGCCTACCTCGCCGCGATCCGGCGCGTGCGCCCGGAAGGGCCGTACGTGCTCGGCGGCTGGTCGTTCGGCGGGTTCGTCGCCTACGAGATCGCGCGCGTGCTGCGGGAGGAAGACCCGGACGCGGTGTCGGAGCTGGTGCTGCTCGACTCGATCACCATGCGCCGCGACCACGACGTGACGGTCGGCGACGACGCGCTGATGGAGTTCTT
- a CDS encoding phage holin family protein, with protein MSSAETRMTGDRVPDGQGPGSHVPVNRVPSGGVPVTEPVPLAGTVPATGAVPPTGAAPHPRAVPPTGATPPLGAVPPRGAVPPADEEEPTLGQLVGDLAEDLSRLMRQELELAKAEIRQEATKAGKAAGMLGAAGFAGYMTAVLLSFALAFGLGSFMGLGWATLVVAVLWGIGGFALYSTGRARLRKVNPKPERTIETLKEDAEWARHPTK; from the coding sequence ATGTCCAGCGCTGAGACCCGGATGACGGGTGACCGCGTACCCGACGGCCAGGGCCCGGGGAGCCACGTGCCGGTGAACCGCGTGCCGAGCGGGGGCGTGCCCGTCACGGAGCCGGTGCCGCTCGCCGGGACGGTGCCCGCGACCGGGGCCGTGCCACCGACCGGCGCCGCGCCGCACCCCCGCGCCGTCCCACCGACCGGGGCGACACCGCCGCTCGGAGCCGTGCCGCCACGAGGAGCCGTGCCGCCGGCCGACGAGGAGGAGCCCACGCTGGGCCAGCTCGTCGGTGACCTGGCCGAGGACCTGTCCCGGCTGATGCGCCAGGAGCTCGAGCTCGCCAAGGCCGAGATCCGGCAGGAGGCCACCAAGGCGGGCAAGGCGGCCGGGATGCTCGGCGCGGCCGGGTTCGCCGGCTACATGACCGCGGTCCTGCTCAGCTTCGCGCTGGCGTTCGGCCTGGGCAGCTTCATGGGCCTGGGCTGGGCGACGCTCGTCGTCGCCGTGCTGTGGGGCATCGGCGGGTTCGCCCTGTACTCCACCGGCCGCGCCCGACTGCGCAAGGTGAACCCCAAGCCGGAGCGCACCATCGAAACCCTGAAGGAGGACGCGGAATGGGCCCGTCACCCGACCAAATAA
- a CDS encoding helix-turn-helix domain-containing protein, whose translation MRFDGDVPVGGEGPEPAGTTHLAAVTVDFTTCADGPDRRRQVCADVLDRCTGHLVTPGCVTALVSGTSTRTVRAEQDRLVRRLEKLVANLPIGVSRVGRGTERDELVAEARRAATYASLALAASPTSVDAHPLEEAMLANGELTSTMTALLDPLADHQDFIHTLYLYLAFDRDRQRVARHLTVHPRTVDYRLRRIAALTGLHPQTVSGAGKLLAALISRTHRRLAPQR comes from the coding sequence GTGCGCTTCGACGGCGACGTGCCGGTGGGCGGCGAGGGGCCGGAGCCGGCGGGGACCACCCACCTGGCGGCCGTCACCGTCGACTTCACCACGTGCGCGGACGGGCCGGATCGGCGCAGACAGGTCTGCGCCGACGTGCTGGACCGCTGCACGGGCCACCTGGTCACGCCGGGCTGCGTGACCGCGCTGGTCTCCGGCACGTCGACCCGCACCGTCCGCGCCGAGCAGGACCGGCTGGTGCGCCGGCTGGAGAAGCTGGTCGCGAACCTGCCGATCGGGGTCTCCCGGGTCGGCCGGGGGACCGAGCGGGACGAGCTGGTGGCCGAGGCCCGCCGGGCGGCGACCTACGCGAGCCTCGCCCTGGCCGCCAGCCCGACCAGCGTGGACGCGCACCCGCTGGAGGAGGCGATGCTCGCCAACGGCGAGCTGACCTCCACGATGACGGCGCTGCTCGACCCGCTGGCCGACCACCAGGACTTCATCCACACGCTGTACCTGTACCTGGCGTTCGACCGGGACCGGCAGCGGGTGGCGCGGCACCTGACCGTGCACCCGCGCACGGTGGACTACCGGCTGCGCCGCATCGCCGCGCTGACCGGCCTGCACCCGCAGACGGTCTCCGGCGCGGGCAAGCTCCTCGCCGCGCTCATCAGCCGCACGCACCGCAGGCTCGCGCCGCAGCGCTGA